Proteins co-encoded in one Neofelis nebulosa isolate mNeoNeb1 chromosome 2, mNeoNeb1.pri, whole genome shotgun sequence genomic window:
- the HP1BP3 gene encoding heterochromatin protein 1-binding protein 3 isoform X3 translates to MATDTSQGELVHPKALPLIVGAQLIHADKLGEKVEDSTMPIRRTVNSTRETPPKSKLAEGEEEKPEPDISSEESVSTVEEQENETPPATSSETEQPKGEPENEEKEENKSSEETKKDEKDQSKEKEKKVKKTIPSWATLSASQLARAQKQTPMASSPRPKMDAILTEAIKACFQKSGASVVAIRKYIIHKYPSLELERRGYLLKQALKRELNRGVIKQVKGKGASGSFIVVQKSRKTPQKSRNRKNRSSAVDPEPQVKLEDILPLAFTRLCEPKEASYSLIRKYVSQYYPKLRVDIRPQLLKNALQRAVERGQLEQITGKGASGTFQELRPTWCRGVLS, encoded by the exons AAGGTGGAAGATAGCACCATGCCGATTCGTCGAACTGTGAATTCTACACGAGAAACTCCTCCCAAAAGCAAGCTTGctgaaggggaggaagaaaagccaG AACCAGATATAAGTTCAGAGGAATCTGTCTCCACTGTAGAAGAACAAGAGAATGAAACTCCACCTGCTACATCTAGTGAGACAGAGCAGCCAAAGGGAGAACCTGAGAacgaagagaaggaagagaacaagTCTTCTGAGGAAACCAAAAAGGA tgagAAAGATCAGtctaaagaaaaggagaagaaagtgaaaaaaacaatACCTTCCTGGGCTACCCTTTCTGCCAGCCAGCTAGCCAGGGCCCAGAAACAAACACCGATGGCTTCCTCCCCACGTCCCAAGATGGATGCAATCCTAACTGAGGCCATTAAG GCATGCTTCCAGAAGAGTGGTGCATCAGTGGTTGCTATTCGGAAATACATTATCCATAAGTACCCTTCTCTGGAGCTGGAGAGAAGGGGCTACCTCCTTAAACAAGCactaaaaagagaattaaatagaGGTGTCATCAAACAG GTAAAAGGAAAAGGTGCTTCTGGGAGTTTTATTGTGGTccaaaaatcaagaaaaacacCTCAGAAATCCAGAAACAGAAAG AATAGAAGCTCCGCAGTGGATCCAGAACCACAAGTAAAATTGGAGGATATCCTCCCGTTGGCCTTTACTCGCCTTTGTGAACCTAAAGAAGCTTCCTACAGTCTCATCAGGAAATATGTGTCTCAGTATTACCCTAAACTTAGAGTGGACATCAG GCCTCAGCTGTTGAAGAATGCTCTGCAGAGAGCAGTAGAGAGAGGCCAGTTAGAACAAATAACTGGCAAAGGTGCTTCTGGGACATTCCAG GAACTCCGACCCACCTGGTGCAGAGGAGTCTTGTCTTGA
- the HP1BP3 gene encoding heterochromatin protein 1-binding protein 3 isoform X1, translated as MATDTSQGELVHPKALPLIVGAQLIHADKLGEKVEDSTMPIRRTVNSTRETPPKSKLAEGEEEKPEPDISSEESVSTVEEQENETPPATSSETEQPKGEPENEEKEENKSSEETKKDEKDQSKEKEKKVKKTIPSWATLSASQLARAQKQTPMASSPRPKMDAILTEAIKACFQKSGASVVAIRKYIIHKYPSLELERRGYLLKQALKRELNRGVIKQVKGKGASGSFIVVQKSRKTPQKSRNRKNRSSAVDPEPQVKLEDILPLAFTRLCEPKEASYSLIRKYVSQYYPKLRVDIRPQLLKNALQRAVERGQLEQITGKGASGTFQLKKSGEKPLLGGSLMEYAILSAIAAMNEPKTCSTTALKKYVLENHPGTNSNYQMHLLKKTLQKCEKNGWMEQISGKGFSGTFQLCFPYYPSPGVLFPKKELDDSRDEDEDEEDSSEEDSDDEEPPPKRRLQKKTPAKSSVKAASVKQRGSKPAPKVPAAQRGKARPLSKKAPPKAKTPAKKARPSSSVIKKPSGGSSKKPAASVRKEVKLPSKGKANMKKSFKAKK; from the exons AAGGTGGAAGATAGCACCATGCCGATTCGTCGAACTGTGAATTCTACACGAGAAACTCCTCCCAAAAGCAAGCTTGctgaaggggaggaagaaaagccaG AACCAGATATAAGTTCAGAGGAATCTGTCTCCACTGTAGAAGAACAAGAGAATGAAACTCCACCTGCTACATCTAGTGAGACAGAGCAGCCAAAGGGAGAACCTGAGAacgaagagaaggaagagaacaagTCTTCTGAGGAAACCAAAAAGGA tgagAAAGATCAGtctaaagaaaaggagaagaaagtgaaaaaaacaatACCTTCCTGGGCTACCCTTTCTGCCAGCCAGCTAGCCAGGGCCCAGAAACAAACACCGATGGCTTCCTCCCCACGTCCCAAGATGGATGCAATCCTAACTGAGGCCATTAAG GCATGCTTCCAGAAGAGTGGTGCATCAGTGGTTGCTATTCGGAAATACATTATCCATAAGTACCCTTCTCTGGAGCTGGAGAGAAGGGGCTACCTCCTTAAACAAGCactaaaaagagaattaaatagaGGTGTCATCAAACAG GTAAAAGGAAAAGGTGCTTCTGGGAGTTTTATTGTGGTccaaaaatcaagaaaaacacCTCAGAAATCCAGAAACAGAAAG AATAGAAGCTCCGCAGTGGATCCAGAACCACAAGTAAAATTGGAGGATATCCTCCCGTTGGCCTTTACTCGCCTTTGTGAACCTAAAGAAGCTTCCTACAGTCTCATCAGGAAATATGTGTCTCAGTATTACCCTAAACTTAGAGTGGACATCAG GCCTCAGCTGTTGAAGAATGCTCTGCAGAGAGCAGTAGAGAGAGGCCAGTTAGAACAAATAACTGGCAAAGGTGCTTCTGGGACATTCCAG CTGAAGAAATCAGGGGAGAAACCCCTGCTTGGTGGAAGCCTGATGGAATATGCAATCTTGTCTGCTATTGCTGCCATGAATGAGCCGAAGACCTGCTCTACCACTGCTCTGAAGAAGTATGTCCTGGAGAACCACCCAGGGACCAATTCTAACTATCAAA TGCATTTGTTGAAGAAGACTCTTCAGAAATGCgaaaaaaatggatggatggaacaGATCTCTGGCAAAGGATTCAGTGGCACCTTCCAGCTCTGTTTTCCCTATTACCCCAG cCCAGGAGTTCTATTTCCAAAGAAAGAGCTAGATGATTCAAGAGACGAGGATGAAGATGAGGAGGACTCTTCAGAAGAAGACTCTGATGACGAAGAGCCACCACCTAAAAGAAG GTTGCAGAAGAAAACCCCAGCCAAGTCTTCGGTGAAGGCCGCATCGGTGAAGCAGAGAGGGTCCAAGCCTGCGCCCAAAGTCCCAGCTGCCCAGCGGGGGAAAGCTAGGCCCCTGTCTAAGAAAGCCCCTCCTAAGGCCAAAACTCCTGCCAAGAAAGCCAGACCCTCATCCTCAGTCATCAAGAAACCTAGTGGTGGCTCTTCAAAAAAGCCTGCAGCCAGTGTGAGAAAGGAAGTGAAATTGCCCAGCAAGGGCAAAGCCAACATGAAGAAGTCTTTCAaagcaaaaaagtaa
- the HP1BP3 gene encoding heterochromatin protein 1-binding protein 3 isoform X2: protein MPIRRTVNSTRETPPKSKLAEGEEEKPEPDISSEESVSTVEEQENETPPATSSETEQPKGEPENEEKEENKSSEETKKDEKDQSKEKEKKVKKTIPSWATLSASQLARAQKQTPMASSPRPKMDAILTEAIKACFQKSGASVVAIRKYIIHKYPSLELERRGYLLKQALKRELNRGVIKQVKGKGASGSFIVVQKSRKTPQKSRNRKNRSSAVDPEPQVKLEDILPLAFTRLCEPKEASYSLIRKYVSQYYPKLRVDIRPQLLKNALQRAVERGQLEQITGKGASGTFQLKKSGEKPLLGGSLMEYAILSAIAAMNEPKTCSTTALKKYVLENHPGTNSNYQMHLLKKTLQKCEKNGWMEQISGKGFSGTFQLCFPYYPSPGVLFPKKELDDSRDEDEDEEDSSEEDSDDEEPPPKRRLQKKTPAKSSVKAASVKQRGSKPAPKVPAAQRGKARPLSKKAPPKAKTPAKKARPSSSVIKKPSGGSSKKPAASVRKEVKLPSKGKANMKKSFKAKK, encoded by the exons ATGCCGATTCGTCGAACTGTGAATTCTACACGAGAAACTCCTCCCAAAAGCAAGCTTGctgaaggggaggaagaaaagccaG AACCAGATATAAGTTCAGAGGAATCTGTCTCCACTGTAGAAGAACAAGAGAATGAAACTCCACCTGCTACATCTAGTGAGACAGAGCAGCCAAAGGGAGAACCTGAGAacgaagagaaggaagagaacaagTCTTCTGAGGAAACCAAAAAGGA tgagAAAGATCAGtctaaagaaaaggagaagaaagtgaaaaaaacaatACCTTCCTGGGCTACCCTTTCTGCCAGCCAGCTAGCCAGGGCCCAGAAACAAACACCGATGGCTTCCTCCCCACGTCCCAAGATGGATGCAATCCTAACTGAGGCCATTAAG GCATGCTTCCAGAAGAGTGGTGCATCAGTGGTTGCTATTCGGAAATACATTATCCATAAGTACCCTTCTCTGGAGCTGGAGAGAAGGGGCTACCTCCTTAAACAAGCactaaaaagagaattaaatagaGGTGTCATCAAACAG GTAAAAGGAAAAGGTGCTTCTGGGAGTTTTATTGTGGTccaaaaatcaagaaaaacacCTCAGAAATCCAGAAACAGAAAG AATAGAAGCTCCGCAGTGGATCCAGAACCACAAGTAAAATTGGAGGATATCCTCCCGTTGGCCTTTACTCGCCTTTGTGAACCTAAAGAAGCTTCCTACAGTCTCATCAGGAAATATGTGTCTCAGTATTACCCTAAACTTAGAGTGGACATCAG GCCTCAGCTGTTGAAGAATGCTCTGCAGAGAGCAGTAGAGAGAGGCCAGTTAGAACAAATAACTGGCAAAGGTGCTTCTGGGACATTCCAG CTGAAGAAATCAGGGGAGAAACCCCTGCTTGGTGGAAGCCTGATGGAATATGCAATCTTGTCTGCTATTGCTGCCATGAATGAGCCGAAGACCTGCTCTACCACTGCTCTGAAGAAGTATGTCCTGGAGAACCACCCAGGGACCAATTCTAACTATCAAA TGCATTTGTTGAAGAAGACTCTTCAGAAATGCgaaaaaaatggatggatggaacaGATCTCTGGCAAAGGATTCAGTGGCACCTTCCAGCTCTGTTTTCCCTATTACCCCAG cCCAGGAGTTCTATTTCCAAAGAAAGAGCTAGATGATTCAAGAGACGAGGATGAAGATGAGGAGGACTCTTCAGAAGAAGACTCTGATGACGAAGAGCCACCACCTAAAAGAAG GTTGCAGAAGAAAACCCCAGCCAAGTCTTCGGTGAAGGCCGCATCGGTGAAGCAGAGAGGGTCCAAGCCTGCGCCCAAAGTCCCAGCTGCCCAGCGGGGGAAAGCTAGGCCCCTGTCTAAGAAAGCCCCTCCTAAGGCCAAAACTCCTGCCAAGAAAGCCAGACCCTCATCCTCAGTCATCAAGAAACCTAGTGGTGGCTCTTCAAAAAAGCCTGCAGCCAGTGTGAGAAAGGAAGTGAAATTGCCCAGCAAGGGCAAAGCCAACATGAAGAAGTCTTTCAaagcaaaaaagtaa